Below is a window of Allomuricauda ruestringensis DSM 13258 DNA.
CAGGTACATTTTCTTGCAATATCCATTGTAAAATATCCCCCCACGCTTGGTATTTGGGCAGGGAAACTTTAGGAATCTGACTGTGCGACAGGGATTCGGTATGGGTTTTTATCTTGACCTCCTTTTCTCGAACTTTAAAGGAATAGATTTCAGATTTGTAGCGATTTACCTTTTCCCGCCATTTTAAAATAGCCTCCCAATGATGCGGATTCAAATGCATCTTGACTTTGTCGAACTCCTTTACCAGTAGTGAAATAAATTCTTTGGATTTATCACTTTTTAGGTATGATTGAATTTCCTCTTCGTTCAACCCTGACTTATCTAAAAACAGTTCCTCGGCTTTCTCTTGATCAAGTCCCAAGGCAGATGCCAATGTTAAAAAGATACCATAGAGCTTTTGGGCTATTTTGGATTCCTCCCTTGCCTTGGCATCATAACTTCTATTATTTTCAGCTATTTCTGATAAATAACGTGTTCGTGCTGGTGGGATTACATAGATTTTCTCTGCCATTTCTTGGATAATCTCGATGGTTGATTCCAAATTGGAATCTGCTTTCTCCAACAAGGTGTCCATCACCTTTTTGTAGAGATTATTCATCCCAGGGTCGTTGAACTGTGAAGCGATTGTTCCGTAAATGGGCAGTTCATCTTCATTGGCATGCCATAATCCATGATTACGGGCATATTGTTTTTTTACATCGCGAAGGGCGTCCAAAGCACCACGTTTATCAAACTTATTGATGGCAACAATATCGGCAAAGTCCAGCATGTCAATCTTTTCTAATTGCGTGGCCGCACCAAACTCGGGCGTCATCACATATAGCGAAACATTGCTGTGTTCCAAAATTTCGGTATCGGATTGACCAATTCCAGAGGTTTCCAAGATAATCAGGTCATATTTTGCAGCTTTCAGCACTTGAACTGCCTCCGATACGTGTTTGGACAGGGCCAGATTGGACTGTCGCGTAGCCAAAGAACGCATGTACACTCTATCGCTGTTGATGGCATTCATTCGGATTCTATCTCCCAAAAGTGCGCCTCCCGTTTTTCGTTTTGAGGGATCTACCGAAACAATACCGATGTGCTTATCGGGAAAATCCATCAAAAAACGTCGCACCAATTCGTCTACCAAACTCGATTTTCCTGCCCCACCTGTACCGGTGATACCTAAAACAGGTACGTTGGTCTGTCTTTGTTCAATTTCTTGTTGAAATTTCTCGTACTCTTTATGACGGTTCTCGGCCAATGAAATTAATCGTGCCAAGGTATTCGGATGCTTTTTCTTCAATTCGTTTTCCAGTGATTTTCCTTTAGGAAGATTTAAATCGGGAACGGCATTATCACATCGTTTCACTAAATCGTTGATCATTCCTTGAAGCCCCATTTGCCTACCATCGTCTGGGGAATAGATTCTTTCAATCCCATAATCCATCAACTCCTTTATTTCTTCTGGAAGGATGACACCTCCGCCACCACCAAAAATTTTGATATGTGCTGCGCCTCTTTCTTTCAGCAAGTCGAACATATACCTAAAATACTCATTGTGCCCTCCTTGGTAAGAGGTCATTGCAATGGCATTGGCATCTTCTTGAATGGCACAATCCACCACTTCGACCACACTCCTATCGTGCCCCAAATGAATCACCTCAACTCCAGTAGCTTGGATAATCCTTCGCATAATATTGATGGCCGCATCATGTCCATCGAACAAAGAAGCTGCGGTCACGATTCTGATTTTATGTTTAGGCTTGTAGGGTTTAATTTGTTCCATCTGCAATAAAAGGTCTGTTTTCGCCCTGCAATTTACAGAAAATGCAAATGAAAATTGGTTTTGATTAAGATTATACAAAAAATAATAAAAGTTTGGACTTCCTTTTTTGAATACCATAATTTTATCCGCTCAAACATGTTCAATGAAACTGACCATTCTTATCAATTGCCCGGACCAATCTGGTATAATTCGCTCTGTAACCACCTTTATCCATCAGCAAAAAGGGAACGTGGTGTACCTTGATCAACATGTGGACAAACAGGCGGGCGTATTTTTTATGCGTTTAAAGAGTGAATTTGAACAGGAATTGGACCTACCCAAGTTCAAAGAGGATTTCGGTCGGGGATTGGCAACTGGTTTCAACATGGAATGGGATGCCTACACGGATGAATACAGGCCTAAAATGGCCATTTTTGTTTCCAAGTACAATCATTGCCTTTATGATTTGTTGAGCCGTTACAATTCTAGGGAGCTCTCAGTAGATATTCCTTTTATTTTGAGCAACCACAAGGATTTGGAGTATGTAGCAGAACAGTTCAACATTCCTTATTTCCACATTCCCGTAACCAAAGAAAATAAAGCTGAGGCCGAGGACAAACAACTGGAGCTATTAAAAAAGTACGGTGTGGATTTTATTGTATTGGCTAGGTACATGCAGATTGTATCACCAAAGGTGATTGATGAATTCCCCCAGAAAATCATCAACATCCATCACTCTTTCTTACCTGCATTTGCCGGGGCTAAACCTTACCATGCCGCTTTTAATCGAGGCGTAAAGATTATCGGTGCTACCAGCCATTATGTTACCGAAGATTTGGATGAAGGGCCGATTATTGAGCAGGATGTCACCACCGTTTCGCACACGCATTCCGTTAAGGATTTTATTGCCAAGGGCAGGGATTTGGAACGCATAGTCCTTTCCCGAGCCGTTCAACTTCACGTAGCTCGAAAAACTATGGTTTACAACAACAAGACCGTGATTTTCTCCTAAAATCAACTACCTCAAGGCAAGCCTGTCTGCCGACAAAGGCAGGCCCACGAGGTATTCAAA
It encodes the following:
- the purU gene encoding formyltetrahydrofolate deformylase encodes the protein MKLTILINCPDQSGIIRSVTTFIHQQKGNVVYLDQHVDKQAGVFFMRLKSEFEQELDLPKFKEDFGRGLATGFNMEWDAYTDEYRPKMAIFVSKYNHCLYDLLSRYNSRELSVDIPFILSNHKDLEYVAEQFNIPYFHIPVTKENKAEAEDKQLELLKKYGVDFIVLARYMQIVSPKVIDEFPQKIINIHHSFLPAFAGAKPYHAAFNRGVKIIGATSHYVTEDLDEGPIIEQDVTTVSHTHSVKDFIAKGRDLERIVLSRAVQLHVARKTMVYNNKTVIFS
- a CDS encoding methylmalonyl-CoA mutase family protein, yielding MEQIKPYKPKHKIRIVTAASLFDGHDAAINIMRRIIQATGVEVIHLGHDRSVVEVVDCAIQEDANAIAMTSYQGGHNEYFRYMFDLLKERGAAHIKIFGGGGGVILPEEIKELMDYGIERIYSPDDGRQMGLQGMINDLVKRCDNAVPDLNLPKGKSLENELKKKHPNTLARLISLAENRHKEYEKFQQEIEQRQTNVPVLGITGTGGAGKSSLVDELVRRFLMDFPDKHIGIVSVDPSKRKTGGALLGDRIRMNAINSDRVYMRSLATRQSNLALSKHVSEAVQVLKAAKYDLIILETSGIGQSDTEILEHSNVSLYVMTPEFGAATQLEKIDMLDFADIVAINKFDKRGALDALRDVKKQYARNHGLWHANEDELPIYGTIASQFNDPGMNNLYKKVMDTLLEKADSNLESTIEIIQEMAEKIYVIPPARTRYLSEIAENNRSYDAKAREESKIAQKLYGIFLTLASALGLDQEKAEELFLDKSGLNEEEIQSYLKSDKSKEFISLLVKEFDKVKMHLNPHHWEAILKWREKVNRYKSEIYSFKVREKEVKIKTHTESLSHSQIPKVSLPKYQAWGDILQWILQENVPGEFPYTAGLYPFKREGEDPTRMFAGEGGPERTNRRFHYVSMDMPAKRLSTAFDSVTLYGNDPDHRPDIYGKIGNAGVSICCLDDAKKLYSGFDLSSPMTSVSMTINGPAPMLLAFFMNAAIDQNCEKYIKENGLEKEVKDKLKAIFDKKEGGQSQYYGELPKGNNGLGLMLLGVTGDQVLPESVYIEIKKKTLNQVRGTVQADILKEDQAQNTCIFSTEFALRLMGDVQEYFIEQQVRNFYSVSISGYHIAEAGANPITQLAFTLSNGFTYVEYYLSRGMDINKFGPNLSFFFSNGVDPEYAVIGRVARRIWSKALKEKYGANPRAQMLKYHIQTSGRSLHAQEIDFNDIRTTLQALYAIYDNCNSLHTNAYDEAITTPTEESVRRAMAIQLIINKELGLAKNENPIQGSFIIEELTDLVEEAVLMEFDRITERGGVLGAMETMYQRSKIQEESLHYETLKHSGEYPIIGVNTFLSSKGSPTILPAEVIRATETEKENQIKTLENLHEREKSMAERQLSELQEVAINNENIFSKLMEAAKYCSLGQITEALFQVGGQYRRNM